The Oncorhynchus mykiss isolate Arlee chromosome 17, USDA_OmykA_1.1, whole genome shotgun sequence genomic interval ATGGGCGGGGCTTGCATTGGTTCCAAAGCACCAATCATCAATCAATTCCAGCTGAAGTATTTCAAATAGTTTTTGAACCCAGATCTGAAGGAGCTCTAGTCCAACTAAGGGAATctgtatagcttggaaaataaaaaatagacCTCCGGGAAAGCTTACTACAGGGATTACATGTGATGAATGGAAGGCAGCCACACACACTATGGGTCCTACTGAATGGGAACGATTTATAGCAAGTTACTAGAAATCGATGCGTAGAGGGAAACTAACCACTGGGGGCATCTAATAATTATAAGTAGGTCAGTGAAGTTAAATAGATCTAATGTAAAAGGTGACATGTACTAAAAAGTTGACAGAATTAAACCCAGGTGGagcaattttatttgtcacatgcttcgtaagcAACagttgtagactaacagtgacatgcttacttatgggcccttcacaacaatgcagaggggaatatatatatatataatagaatgataataacacaaggaataaatacaccaTATGTAACAATAGTATGAGGCTATCAAAGATGGCAGCTCACCGAATTGGAAAATGTAGTCCCAGCATTGGCAGAAAGTGTCCCAGGGCATGGGGAACAGCTTGTGTAACCAGGCGGGCATAGCCATGGTGAGGAGTGTCATGACAAACATGGTGTTAATGGACTGGATGAAACACTCTGTCTCCGTGGGAACCACAGGGTCTAGGCAACCAATCTTGGACTCGAACAAGACTGAGGAGATCCCTGCAGAGAGGAAGACAGGCACAGGTCAAGGGTGAGAAGGGTTTGAAGGGCTTTCCGGAAGGGCTTTGTTTGTTTTCCCTCTGTAATACAGATCCAATCAAGCCTATTATAGACTTGTCAGAATACCCTATTCTACCATACACAAGTAAGTGGTGGTAATAGACAAAACTAGAAGCCCACAATGCTAATTGACATTGATACAATAAAGTTGCTTCCTGATCTTGTGTCTTATTACAGGACTGATCTCAGATAACCTCACACCTGACCTCGGATGCTGAACTCATATGCCACCGtgtaaaagtacaaataaaaacAAAGAGAACAGGTTGAGTGCAAATAGGTCTTACCTTCAAGGCCGAAGAGGTAGAACTCACTGCTGATGTTCGGGACGAGACCGCAGGGGTTCTGGTGCCTGCTGCGGCGGAGCTTAACAATGAGGTCATCAACAACGGCATTTAGAGTGGTGTCGTAGGCCTCCACCGCCTTTGGATGTAGAATGTGCTTCCCCAGGAGAGTCCGCACCGCCTGCCACTCCTCCCCTTCACTGAAGAGAGTTAAGGTTAGCGTTGCAAAATTCCtagaactttcaataaattccatgGCTTTCCCGAAAATTCCTGTAAtaaggagggaataagcaggaaatccgaatcctccaaccaggttttttggaaaaccagggaatttatttaaAGTTCCCAGCGATTTTCAACCCTAAGTAAGGtaaacagaaaataatgtcatcAATGAGTTTGCACAGGAAACATCCAATAGTTTACATGTTTTATACAGGCTGAGCCAACTGTAACTGTAGGCTACTTGATTGAACTGTAATTGAACTGTGAGCATTTTCATATTCCTGCTCATTATGTTATAACCCATAGGTAATAATAGATCATAGGCTGACATCTGTCTCTTTCCTgagtccctgtctgtgtctgtctggcttCTAGACCAATTAGTCCTttgtcttaaagggatacttcaggattttggcaaactcatggataccatttatatgtctctgcatccagtatgaaggaagttagaggtagtttcgctagccaatgctaactagtgttagcacaatgactggaagtcgaTACCATAGATTGCCCtaaacgctagttagcaattgtgcTAATGccagttagcaacttccttcaaactgcacacagagacatggtatccacgagttcatcagactctagggaagtagataaagggcttcattgccaaaatcctgaagtatccctttaagtctTTGTTTCATCTCTGTTAATCTTTCCTGCTTCCTGTCAACAGCACATGAACCTGATGTCAGAACAGCTCAGATTAGCATGACAAGCATGGGAGGGGAGAcagcagaggaggagagtgatggtaCCCACGCTGTGAGCAGTCCGTAGCCATGACCTCGTTGTTTCCTGTAGTCCTTCCAGGAGGAGAGGTCAGAGCGGATGGGGGTCTTGCCCTCCTGCCTCAGAACTTGCTCAATCAGGGCTGGCTCTGCCACGTGCACCGTCAGGATAGGGCCGAAGCTGGCCTTCCACATCGGCCCATAGCGCTTCACACCCTCAATCTGGGAGAAGACAACACATTAGTACACAACGCATATAGATGGCATGATTCACTGGAGATTGAACCATCCATAGAATTAGAAATAATCTATTTCTATGGATGTAGCATCAACATGTTGTGAGCAGACCTAGCTACAGTTCTATGACTGTACGTAcatgactgtacatacataccccaaccagaagctatggattacatgcaacatccacactgagctaaagggtagagctgccactttcaaggagtgggactctaacccggaagcataTAAGGAATCCCGCTTGGCCCtccaacaaaccatcaaacaggcaaagagtcaatacaggataaagattgaatcgtactacaccagctccgatgcttgtcggatgtggcagggctcgcaaactattacagactactacacctccctctgcaactgaatcctggacttcctgatgggccgccccccaggtggcaTCAACACATCTGTCACACTGAtcatcaacacgggggcccctcaggggtgcgtgtgctcagtcccctcttgtactccctgttcacacatgaacgcatggccaggcacgactccaacaccatcattaagtgtgGAGCAGGAGcttcaggttccttggtgtccacatcaccaacaaactatcatggtccaaacacaccaagacagtcgtggagAGGGCACGAAAAAGattgactgaaaagatttggcatgggtcctcagatcctcaaaaagttctacagctgcaccatcgagagcatcctggctggttgcatcactgcctggtatggaaactgctcgggcCTTCgcccgcaaggcactacagagggtagtgcgtacggcccagtactacactggggccaagcttcctgccatccaggacctctataccaggtggtgtcagaggaagacccctaaaaaaaagactccagccaccctagtcatagactgttctctaccgcaccgcaagcggtaccggagcgcaaagtctcggtccaaaaggcttcttaacagcttctacccccaagccataagaatcctgaacagctaatcaaatggttacccagactatttgcattgcccccccttttacactgctgctgttactctctgtttattatctatgcatagtcactttaactctacctacatgtacatattacctcaattacctcgactaactggtgcctccgcacatttactctgtaccggtaccccctgtatatagccttgctattgttattttactgctgctctttaattatttttatttatttttattttttactaattCATTTTTTCCTTAAcacatatttttcttaaaactgccatgttggttaagggcctgtaagtaagcatttcactaagctctaaacctgttgtatttggcccatgttttaaattaaatttcattttattttaaatCTGCTTGATGTAGTGTATGGACAAAATCTGTAGAAATACTTTCAAAGCTCTGTGATAGAAAGCTTTGTGCTTTGCTCCATGTGCTCCCCATCTACACCTATGAGGCAGCAGGTATTTCCCAAAGCACAGAAAAGTGCCCTAGTGGCCTACGGCACTTTCCTGCTCAATGCCCTATCAGTGTAAAATAACTGATGTATGTATACCATTTATCTAACATTGTCTATGCATATGCAACTGCATGTCTGGTGCATTTAGGTCATCACAGTATAGCTTATGTTGGCCCTCTCATTGCTTTTTAATTGCTGGGCACTTACATTACACACTGGTGGTTAAGttatacagtagcctacaagtAAGGAGAGGCTGTGACAGAGTGTCTGCCCTACAAGACCATACCACACCCAACAGCAATGCCATTACCTATCTATTACAAGACAATGTGTGCTGACCAGTTAAATCTGCCAATGAAACATTCCTTACGGTATTGCTGTTTATCAGACATTATGAAACACTAATCGCATACATTCACGCGCCTGTCTTGCTTTAATAGAAAGAAAGTCGTgaatttaaattaaaaaatgaaCAAGTCATCAAAATAATTTACCTGCAGCTCGTGGAGGCGGGACAGTCCCCGTTTGGCGAAGAGGTCCCATACAAATTTGGCGACGGTGGGTCCCGGCATTTCCTCCAGAGTTTTCAACCTGTGCGCCGCCTCTATCTTCTTCCGGCCAACTGAGCTCTCAGCCCAATTCTCCATCCACTTGATCAGCGGGGTCATACTGCGACCAGACACTTTGAGGGCTTGCTGCAGCATCCTTTTTGCTATATTCATGTACTGGTAGGGAAACACATGCAAGTCTATCGGGTATCGGTGCTCATCTTGCACCAAGGCACCAAGACACTATTTATATCGCTCGACCCATGTCGGACTGGGACCTGCGCGACATAGAGTTGTTAAGTTTCTCATTGGGGGCCAATTAAAGCGAATCCTGGCGTCGACCCCACCCAGTGTTAAGGTTTTGGACGCAGTAGGCGTGGACTATTTGGAAGGTGTGTCCAGATCGCAGAAGTCAGACTAACCCAAAGTAGCGCACACATGGAAGGTAAATCATATTATTATCTGTATTTTTCTCAGACACCAATGGAGGCTGCCTAGAAACTACTTTCGGGCTAGGCCATTAGGAGGAAATTAATAACAAACAGATAATGCATAATAAGACGT includes:
- the LOC110494198 gene encoding 25-hydroxyvitamin D-1 alpha hydroxylase, mitochondrial, yielding MNIAKRMLQQALKVSGRSMTPLIKWMENWAESSVGRKKIEAAHRLKTLEEMPGPTVAKFVWDLFAKRGLSRLHELQIEGVKRYGPMWKASFGPILTVHVAEPALIEQVLRQEGKTPIRSDLSSWKDYRKQRGHGYGLLTAEGEEWQAVRTLLGKHILHPKAVEAYDTTLNAVVDDLIVKLRRSRHQNPCGLVPNISSEFYLFGLEGISSVLFESKIGCLDPVVPTETECFIQSINTMFVMTLLTMAMPAWLHKLFPMPWDTFCQCWDYIFQFAKGHIDQRLKEEAEKVARGEEVEGRYLTYFLTRTGLPMKTVYSNVTEMLLAGVDTISSTMSWSLYELSRHPEVQASLREEVLAVMGGRKVPGAVDVARMPLMKAVVKEVLRLYPVIAANARVIADKDIQVGGYLLPKNTLITLCHFATSRNAAFFPNPDTFQPHRWLNRYKGHHPYASVPFGVGKRSCIGRRIAELEVYLALARILMQFDVKPDPEGSGAAVKPMTRTLLVPESEINLQFIER